One part of the Sorangiineae bacterium MSr11954 genome encodes these proteins:
- a CDS encoding pyridoxamine 5'-phosphate oxidase family protein, giving the protein MTDSPDSPFNATEQALQERAGVRPKLESLERFIRSYMPDQHREFFAQLPFMLLGAHDASMRPWASILVGRPGFMRSPDPETLRIDALPAEPVRAQLRVGTRVGLLGIQLETRRRNRMNGTVTAVDEAGFVVRVDHSFGNCPQYIQARKHTFVADPSAPSAPSTSSEALGPMLPPEAVALIARADTFFIASAARAAAEVDRAADGLDVSHRGGKPGFVRVEPHETSDRTQLIWPDYRGNFHFNTLGNLLQNPRSGMLFVDFETGDLLSLTGESEVLWDAPELASFARAERFVRFRVSEGLWMPRAVPLRWSAPEQARELAATGSWQDVTCGS; this is encoded by the coding sequence ATGACGGATTCACCAGACTCCCCATTCAACGCAACCGAGCAGGCTCTTCAAGAGCGCGCCGGTGTGCGGCCCAAGCTCGAGTCCCTCGAGCGCTTCATCCGCAGCTACATGCCCGATCAGCATCGCGAGTTCTTCGCGCAGCTGCCCTTCATGCTCCTCGGCGCGCACGACGCGTCGATGCGGCCGTGGGCATCGATCCTCGTCGGCCGTCCCGGCTTCATGCGCTCGCCCGATCCCGAGACGCTCCGCATCGATGCGCTGCCGGCCGAGCCGGTTCGCGCGCAGCTGCGGGTCGGCACGCGGGTGGGGCTCTTGGGCATCCAGCTGGAGACGCGCCGGCGCAATCGCATGAACGGAACGGTGACGGCGGTCGACGAGGCCGGCTTCGTCGTTCGCGTCGACCATAGCTTCGGCAATTGCCCGCAGTACATCCAGGCGCGAAAGCACACCTTCGTGGCCGACCCGTCTGCACCTTCGGCGCCCTCGACCTCGAGCGAGGCGCTCGGCCCGATGCTCCCGCCCGAAGCCGTGGCCCTCATCGCGCGCGCCGACACGTTCTTCATCGCCTCGGCGGCCCGCGCCGCCGCCGAGGTGGATCGCGCGGCCGATGGTCTCGACGTCTCCCATCGCGGCGGCAAGCCGGGGTTCGTCCGCGTGGAGCCGCACGAGACCTCGGACCGGACGCAACTCATCTGGCCCGACTACCGCGGCAATTTTCACTTCAACACCTTGGGCAACCTCCTGCAGAACCCGAGGAGCGGCATGCTCTTCGTCGACTTCGAGACCGGCGATCTGCTCTCGCTCACCGGCGAGTCGGAGGTCCTATGGGACGCCCCGGAGCTCGCATCCTTCGCCCGCGCGGAGCGCTTCGTACGCTTTCGCGTGTCGGAGGGGCTCTGGATGCCCCGAGCCGTCCCGCTCCGCTGGTCGGCGCCGGAGCAGGCGCGCGAGCTCGCGGCCACCGGCTCGTGGCAAGACGTCACGTGCGGTTCGTGA
- a CDS encoding glutathione S-transferase has product MTTPVRPIRLYSFPLSGHAHRVELLLSLLRLPFERVTVDLVKGEQKKPDFLSKNAFGQVPVIEDGDITLADSNAIIVYLASRYDESGRWLPRDPVGAAHVQRWLSAAAGPLVFGPGSLRLVQLFGSKFDIEQCRAAAAQLFGVMNQQLATQPWLVAGDAPTIADIALYTYTAHAPEGGVLLERYENVRAWLGRIEALPGFVRMKASPIPADAS; this is encoded by the coding sequence ATGACCACCCCTGTACGTCCCATCCGCCTCTATTCGTTCCCCCTCTCCGGCCATGCGCACCGGGTCGAGCTCCTCCTTTCGCTGCTTCGTCTGCCGTTCGAGCGCGTCACCGTGGACCTGGTCAAGGGCGAGCAGAAGAAGCCCGACTTTCTGAGCAAGAACGCCTTCGGTCAGGTGCCCGTGATCGAAGACGGTGACATCACCCTGGCCGACAGCAACGCCATCATCGTCTACCTGGCGAGCCGCTACGATGAGTCCGGGCGCTGGCTCCCGCGCGATCCCGTCGGCGCCGCGCACGTGCAGCGCTGGCTCTCGGCCGCGGCCGGTCCCCTGGTGTTCGGGCCCGGCTCCCTGCGGCTCGTGCAGTTGTTCGGCTCCAAGTTCGATATCGAGCAATGTCGGGCCGCGGCCGCGCAGCTCTTCGGCGTCATGAACCAGCAGCTGGCCACCCAGCCCTGGCTGGTGGCGGGCGACGCGCCGACCATCGCCGACATCGCGCTCTACACGTACACGGCGCACGCGCCCGAGGGCGGCGTGCTCCTCGAGCGCTACGAGAACGTTCGCGCGTGGCTCGGACGCATCGAGGCGCTCCCCGGCTTCGTACGGATGAAAGCTTCGCCCATCCCCGCCGACGCCAGCTGA
- a CDS encoding LysR family transcriptional regulator has product MRVFIAVADEEGFAPAARRLSMSAPAVTRAISALEGRLGTRLLRRTTRVVRLTEAGRRYLTDCRRILGEIEEAEAAAAGEDAEPRGTLQVTASVNFGRMFIAPIVLEFLARHPHVSVRTLMVDHVVNLVDEGMDVGVRIAHLPDSELRGIPVGTVRRVVCASPAYLAAHGKPEKPSDLTHHETISFSSVNPNRHWSFTSANGGKPQTATPEPRLFVNSADVAIAAATAGHGLTRVLSYMIQPELRAGQLAIVLEDFEPPEIPIHVVYPDARRAASRVRAFVEFAAERLRALAYKGSFGTKAGKKLESS; this is encoded by the coding sequence ATGCGGGTTTTCATCGCGGTGGCGGACGAAGAAGGCTTTGCACCCGCGGCCAGGCGCTTGTCCATGTCGGCCCCCGCGGTCACCCGTGCCATCTCGGCGCTCGAGGGGCGGCTGGGCACGCGGCTCTTGCGGCGCACCACGCGTGTGGTGCGGCTCACCGAGGCTGGACGGCGCTACCTCACGGACTGCCGGCGCATCTTGGGCGAGATCGAAGAGGCGGAGGCCGCCGCCGCGGGCGAGGACGCCGAGCCGCGCGGGACCTTGCAGGTGACGGCGTCGGTCAACTTCGGGCGCATGTTCATCGCGCCCATCGTGCTCGAGTTTCTGGCGCGCCACCCGCACGTGTCCGTGCGCACGTTGATGGTCGATCATGTCGTCAACTTGGTCGACGAAGGGATGGACGTGGGCGTCCGCATCGCCCACCTGCCCGACTCCGAGCTGCGCGGCATCCCCGTCGGCACCGTGCGGCGCGTGGTCTGCGCGTCGCCCGCGTACTTGGCCGCGCACGGCAAGCCGGAGAAGCCGTCGGATCTCACGCACCACGAGACCATCTCGTTCTCCAGCGTGAACCCGAACCGCCATTGGTCGTTCACCTCGGCCAACGGTGGAAAGCCGCAGACGGCGACCCCTGAGCCCCGCCTCTTCGTCAACTCGGCCGACGTGGCCATCGCCGCGGCCACCGCCGGGCACGGGCTCACCCGGGTGCTCTCCTACATGATTCAACCCGAGCTTCGCGCCGGGCAGCTCGCGATCGTGCTCGAGGACTTCGAGCCGCCGGAGATCCCCATCCACGTGGTGTACCCCGACGCGCGAAGGGCTGCGTCCCGGGTGCGCGCCTTCGTCGAGTTCGCGGCCGAGCGCTTGCGGGCGCTCGCGTACAAAGGATCCTTCGGCACCAAGGCCGGAAAGAAGCTCGAGTCCTCATGA
- the ybaK gene encoding Cys-tRNA(Pro) deacylase has protein sequence MKTNAARILDRLGIRYELKEYTVDESDLSAGTVARKIGLPAEQVFKTLCARGDRHGVCFAVVPGDAELDLKALAALSQDRKVEMVSLKEVLPLTGYIRGGVTALAAKKDYPVYVDETASMFDVISISAGVRGTQIFLAPDDYVRATKAKMGAITRPSGT, from the coding sequence ATGAAGACCAACGCTGCGCGCATCTTGGATCGCCTCGGCATCCGCTACGAGCTCAAGGAGTACACGGTCGACGAATCGGATCTCTCGGCCGGCACGGTGGCCCGCAAGATCGGGCTCCCCGCCGAGCAGGTGTTCAAGACCTTGTGCGCCCGCGGCGATCGCCACGGTGTGTGCTTTGCCGTCGTTCCCGGCGACGCGGAGCTGGATCTCAAGGCGCTGGCCGCGCTGTCGCAAGACCGGAAGGTGGAGATGGTCTCCTTGAAGGAGGTGTTGCCCTTGACCGGGTACATCCGCGGCGGGGTCACCGCCCTCGCGGCCAAAAAGGATTACCCGGTGTACGTCGACGAGACCGCGTCCATGTTCGACGTCATCTCCATCTCGGCTGGGGTCCGCGGCACGCAGATCTTCTTGGCCCCGGACGACTACGTGCGGGCGACCAAGGCCAAGATGGGCGCGATCACTCGTCCGTCGGGCACGTAA
- the rbsK gene encoding ribokinase, translating to MLQQMTPAAIAVLGSCNMDVVAFADRAPTLGETVAGRRFATIPGGKGANQAIAAARAGGAVRMIGAVGDDDFGRALRTVLGEAQVDAGAVRASAEPTGIAHIVVDARGGNSIVVIPGANGTVTSLTAADEAIVANSAVLLLQLELPMEAAIAGAAVARRAGTRVILTPAPVQDLPPELLANVDLLAPNEHEIAQITGIDEPREALRAMLEQVPEVVVTLGAEGCVYGARTQGGTLHVPAPKVEAVDTTAAGDTFVGVLAVALAEGRNMQEALRWASAAAALSVQRAGASTSMPKREAIDAFAALHVAPG from the coding sequence ATGCTGCAACAAATGACCCCCGCCGCCATCGCCGTTCTCGGCAGCTGCAACATGGACGTCGTGGCCTTCGCCGATCGCGCGCCCACCCTCGGCGAGACCGTGGCCGGAAGGCGCTTCGCCACCATCCCGGGCGGCAAAGGCGCCAATCAAGCCATCGCCGCCGCGCGCGCGGGTGGCGCCGTTCGCATGATCGGCGCCGTGGGCGACGACGACTTTGGTCGCGCGCTTCGTACCGTCCTCGGCGAGGCGCAGGTGGATGCGGGCGCGGTGCGCGCGAGCGCGGAGCCCACGGGCATCGCGCACATCGTGGTGGATGCTCGGGGCGGCAATTCCATCGTGGTCATTCCAGGTGCCAATGGCACGGTGACATCGCTGACGGCGGCCGACGAAGCCATCGTGGCGAACAGTGCGGTCTTGCTCTTGCAGCTGGAGTTGCCCATGGAGGCCGCCATCGCCGGGGCTGCCGTGGCGCGTCGAGCAGGCACGCGCGTCATTCTTACGCCGGCCCCCGTGCAGGACCTTCCCCCGGAGCTCCTTGCAAATGTCGATCTGCTCGCGCCCAACGAGCATGAAATTGCGCAGATCACCGGCATCGACGAGCCGCGCGAGGCGCTTCGTGCCATGCTCGAGCAAGTGCCCGAGGTGGTGGTGACCTTGGGCGCCGAGGGCTGTGTCTACGGCGCACGTACCCAAGGTGGCACATTGCACGTGCCCGCGCCCAAAGTCGAAGCGGTCGATACGACAGCGGCAGGTGACACCTTCGTGGGCGTTCTGGCGGTGGCCCTGGCGGAGGGCCGAAACATGCAGGAAGCGTTGCGGTGGGCGAGCGCGGCGGCCGCGCTCTCGGTTCAGCGCGCGGGAGCGAGTACGTCCATGCCGAAACGCGAGGCGATTGACGCCTTCGCCGCCCTCCACGTCGCACCGGGTTAG
- a CDS encoding formylglycine-generating enzyme family protein, with protein sequence MSHHRRRGWARFGAAAVAGVAGVSLTYVASCYDFTFTPAGPSRDGSIDTSSPAPDADDGREKPLACPTGAGTRGPAMVGVRAPRDAGVFCIDSTEVTRAQYAEFLAAKVDPGKQIGVCEWNTTFEPDSKKVAPQPGNHPVVAVDWCDAYAYCAWAGKTLCGDLDGGPHTAFTEPASVVSDRWRIACTRGEDGFHIYPYGNTYDASVCNAYERKLDATVPVGSDPGCVGGFPGIFDMSANVGEWENTCEISGDGSTPTSDRCALRGGSFHHDEDEVRCNDLLIGSRTLTFPDVGFRCCNK encoded by the coding sequence ATGAGCCACCACCGACGTCGGGGGTGGGCTCGGTTCGGGGCGGCCGCGGTGGCGGGGGTCGCGGGCGTATCGCTGACGTATGTGGCGAGCTGTTACGACTTTACGTTCACCCCGGCGGGGCCGTCGCGCGATGGCAGCATCGACACGTCGTCGCCCGCGCCGGACGCGGACGATGGCCGCGAAAAACCGCTGGCGTGCCCCACCGGCGCGGGGACGCGCGGGCCGGCCATGGTCGGGGTGCGCGCGCCGCGCGACGCCGGGGTCTTTTGCATCGACTCCACCGAGGTGACGCGGGCGCAGTACGCCGAGTTCCTCGCGGCGAAGGTGGATCCGGGCAAGCAGATCGGCGTTTGCGAATGGAACACCACCTTCGAGCCGGACTCGAAGAAGGTCGCTCCACAACCGGGCAACCACCCCGTGGTCGCCGTCGATTGGTGCGACGCGTACGCCTACTGCGCCTGGGCCGGCAAGACGCTGTGCGGCGATCTCGATGGCGGCCCGCACACGGCATTTACCGAGCCGGCGAGCGTCGTCTCGGATCGATGGCGCATCGCCTGCACCCGCGGCGAAGACGGCTTTCACATTTACCCCTATGGAAATACGTACGACGCGTCGGTGTGCAACGCCTACGAGCGCAAGCTCGACGCCACCGTGCCCGTGGGATCGGACCCCGGATGCGTCGGCGGGTTCCCCGGCATCTTCGACATGAGCGCCAATGTTGGGGAGTGGGAGAACACCTGCGAGATCTCGGGCGACGGCAGCACCCCCACCTCCGACCGCTGCGCGCTCCGCGGCGGCAGCTTCCACCACGACGAAGACGAGGTGCGCTGCAACGATCTCTTGATTGGCTCGCGCACGTTGACCTTCCCCGACGTAGGCTTCCGATGCTGCAACAAATGA
- a CDS encoding M20/M25/M40 family metallo-hydrolase codes for MTRTTDPIPLLERLIRVDTHNPGGDELALSALLAEELHARAPDDVAVVEVPRASGTRGAYVYARWGQPDLLVNAHIDTVPVNAGWTGNPFEPRRADGRLYGLGACDTKGAIASILTALDAVKPKNVGVLFSGDEELSSTCIAAFLASPYAKGLARAIVCEPTSVRVGVRHRGILGLKLTLRGEGGHSSRADTMRAPLAELCRVAVAWDDWGKAQRGRGPKGFTGMCTNIAGLEGGVAFNVVPERATLTASFRPPPGTDVNAVGSELVAIAKEICPDATSDAVLGRPAFATQALAAFPPTIGARSEAPVDLAFWTEAAQLTQAGIDAVVFGPGDIAQAHAPDEWVLESDLIAARDAFVHVFQHTVTGGAGGARRG; via the coding sequence ATGACCCGCACGACCGACCCGATTCCGCTGCTCGAGCGTTTGATCCGCGTCGATACGCACAACCCCGGCGGCGACGAGCTGGCGCTCTCCGCGCTCTTGGCCGAAGAGCTGCACGCGCGCGCGCCGGACGACGTGGCGGTGGTCGAGGTGCCCCGTGCGAGCGGTACGCGCGGCGCGTACGTTTACGCACGGTGGGGACAGCCGGACCTTTTGGTCAACGCCCACATCGATACGGTGCCCGTCAACGCCGGTTGGACGGGCAATCCCTTCGAGCCCCGCCGGGCGGATGGTCGCCTTTATGGCCTCGGGGCGTGTGATACCAAGGGCGCGATTGCCTCGATCCTGACGGCCCTCGATGCGGTGAAGCCCAAGAACGTGGGGGTGCTCTTCTCCGGCGACGAAGAGCTGAGCAGCACCTGCATCGCGGCCTTCCTCGCGAGCCCGTACGCCAAGGGGCTCGCGCGGGCCATCGTCTGCGAGCCCACCAGCGTGCGGGTGGGCGTGCGTCATCGCGGCATTTTGGGGCTCAAGCTCACCTTGCGGGGCGAGGGCGGCCACTCCTCGCGGGCCGACACCATGCGCGCGCCGCTCGCGGAGCTTTGCCGCGTGGCGGTGGCCTGGGACGATTGGGGCAAGGCGCAGCGCGGTCGCGGGCCGAAAGGGTTCACGGGGATGTGCACGAACATCGCGGGCCTTGAGGGCGGGGTGGCCTTCAATGTGGTGCCCGAGCGCGCGACCTTGACCGCGTCGTTCCGTCCGCCGCCGGGAACGGATGTGAATGCCGTCGGCAGCGAGCTCGTTGCGATCGCAAAAGAAATATGCCCCGACGCCACCTCCGACGCGGTCCTCGGCCGCCCGGCCTTTGCGACCCAGGCCCTCGCGGCTTTTCCGCCCACCATCGGCGCCCGCTCCGAGGCGCCCGTCGATTTGGCGTTCTGGACGGAGGCCGCGCAGCTCACGCAGGCCGGCATCGACGCGGTGGTGTTCGGGCCAGGCGATATCGCGCAGGCGCACGCGCCCGATGAGTGGGTGCTGGAGTCGGATCTGATCGCGGCGCGCGACGCGTTCGTCCACGTGTTTCAGCACACGGTGACCGGGGGCGCGGGCGGGGCGCGCCGGGGATGA
- a CDS encoding ATP-binding protein produces MKISIKSKLNVMLLALVGVMSAGSLFVYYFMTASIAPYDRLFDNLLLISRLPGIVTEVDREVDVYERVPTVAARSRIDGHMKELRRISGEALANTPSEHTDSVATLRGIEGLVRSLDEHVTRSIGYVDRQERTPELVESIELIDKIMSYARRDVDLYVAQELQNLLPVREATVRNNLALQRGIQGAILIVAASSLLLGIWFANRAIVRPLGEMIAVSKKLAAGSLQQEIAATGKDEMGDLASAFREMQEVIGRLLRETESLFAAFRAGKMGLRGQEKAYSGSFRRLVLGINNVIDELSAKNELLHSEIEERKRFQRERDAMHSDLLVTARKAGMAEIATGVLHNIGNALNSVNISSQVASSLVAESKVKDVERLAGLLEAHREDLGTFLVSDERGKLVPAFVRSLATALADEQKRVMGELGSLQGMVNHAKTIVNWQQNYAGVASIVEEVTPEALVDDALTIARVEDERVLPAITVEKDFEPVPSLTVERHKVVQILVNLFTNARDAIQATGRAEGTLTIRIRSRGRGDGGTFPGERAGAAAFPGERASAAALPGERASAAADLDPSSAPSGIVIEVIDDGDGIPPENIGELFRYGFSTRRDGHGFGLHSCAFAASELSGSLVAHSEGRDRGARFTLRLPLRPRGPRADVPRA; encoded by the coding sequence ATGAAAATCTCGATCAAATCGAAGCTCAACGTCATGCTCCTCGCGCTCGTGGGGGTGATGAGCGCGGGCTCGCTGTTCGTCTATTACTTCATGACGGCGAGCATCGCGCCGTACGATCGCCTGTTCGACAACCTCCTGCTCATCAGCCGATTGCCGGGCATCGTGACCGAGGTGGATCGCGAGGTCGACGTCTACGAGCGCGTGCCCACGGTGGCGGCGCGCTCGCGCATCGATGGGCACATGAAGGAGCTGCGCCGGATCTCCGGCGAAGCGCTCGCCAACACGCCCTCCGAGCACACCGATAGCGTCGCCACCTTGCGCGGCATCGAGGGGCTCGTGCGCAGCCTCGACGAGCACGTGACCCGATCCATCGGCTATGTCGATCGCCAGGAGCGAACCCCGGAGCTGGTGGAGAGCATCGAGCTCATCGACAAAATCATGAGCTACGCCCGGCGCGACGTGGACCTCTATGTGGCGCAGGAGCTGCAAAACCTGCTGCCCGTGCGCGAGGCCACCGTGCGCAACAACTTGGCGCTGCAGCGCGGGATCCAAGGCGCGATCCTCATCGTGGCCGCGAGCTCGCTCCTCTTGGGCATCTGGTTCGCGAACCGGGCCATCGTGCGGCCTCTGGGCGAGATGATCGCCGTCTCCAAGAAGCTGGCGGCGGGCAGCCTGCAGCAAGAAATCGCCGCCACGGGCAAGGACGAGATGGGCGATCTGGCCTCCGCGTTTCGCGAGATGCAGGAGGTGATCGGGCGCCTGTTGCGCGAGACGGAGAGCTTGTTCGCCGCCTTCCGCGCCGGGAAAATGGGGCTCCGGGGGCAAGAAAAGGCGTACTCGGGGAGCTTTCGGCGGCTGGTGTTGGGCATCAACAACGTGATCGACGAGCTGTCGGCCAAGAACGAGCTCCTTCACTCCGAGATCGAGGAGCGCAAACGCTTTCAAAGGGAGCGCGACGCCATGCACTCCGATCTCCTGGTGACCGCGCGCAAGGCGGGCATGGCGGAGATCGCGACCGGGGTGCTCCACAACATCGGCAATGCGCTGAACAGCGTGAACATCTCGAGCCAGGTGGCGAGCTCGCTGGTCGCGGAGTCCAAGGTGAAGGACGTGGAGCGGCTGGCCGGGCTCCTCGAAGCGCACCGCGAGGATCTGGGCACGTTTCTGGTGTCGGACGAGCGGGGCAAGCTCGTTCCGGCGTTCGTTCGCAGCTTGGCCACGGCGCTGGCCGACGAGCAAAAGCGGGTCATGGGCGAGCTCGGTAGCTTGCAAGGCATGGTCAATCACGCAAAGACCATCGTCAATTGGCAGCAGAACTACGCGGGGGTGGCCAGCATCGTCGAAGAGGTGACCCCCGAGGCCCTGGTCGACGACGCGCTCACCATCGCCCGCGTGGAGGACGAGCGGGTGCTCCCGGCCATCACGGTGGAGAAGGATTTCGAGCCGGTGCCGTCGCTCACCGTCGAGCGCCACAAGGTGGTGCAGATCCTGGTGAACCTCTTCACCAACGCCCGCGACGCCATTCAAGCCACGGGGAGGGCGGAGGGCACCCTGACGATCCGGATTCGAAGCCGCGGTCGCGGCGACGGGGGAACCTTTCCCGGCGAGCGGGCCGGCGCCGCCGCGTTTCCCGGCGAGCGGGCCAGCGCCGCCGCGCTTCCCGGCGAGCGAGCCAGCGCCGCCGCGGACCTCGATCCATCGTCCGCGCCATCGGGCATCGTCATCGAGGTGATCGACGACGGCGACGGCATTCCGCCCGAGAACATCGGCGAGCTCTTTCGCTATGGCTTCTCGACCCGCAGGGACGGTCACGGCTTCGGCCTGCACAGCTGTGCATTTGCAGCGAGCGAGTTGAGCGGCTCCTTGGTCGCCCACAGCGAGGGTCGCGACCGAGGCGCGCGCTTCACCCTGCGCCTTCCGCTGCGCCCGCGCGGCCCGCGGGCCGATGTTCCCCGCGCGTAA
- a CDS encoding sugar ABC transporter substrate-binding protein — translation MTRKALLGTAAVLLLVAAGIAGVKVARSLEPPAAPEVEIPEAFRKRPRVVALVEFSSDPHSAQYLEGVKSEAASLGLSLEVMDAHHDRKGMADLLNNAVLQKVDGILVSHGDPELLHRGVERAVAGGIPVVAFDNDRLGAEIPKIDQNDRKIAEIALTRMLADTHGHANLVLVWVPGYAPMEKRMETYTRMMAAAPEVHEIERFGKVTANSALQTEVAMTEVLKRHPKGTIDAVWATWDEFARGASSAIRKAGRAEIKVYGIDVSNEDLEMIQDPASPWVATVGCSGAAVGRVQVRMLGYRIAGRRVPSSYSLEPVLVAREMLPGPDKPVSLETLAQFVPAFADSEDFTEPWVMALKKMSATHPKDRSRP, via the coding sequence GTGACGAGGAAAGCCCTTTTGGGAACGGCCGCCGTCTTGTTGCTCGTCGCCGCGGGCATCGCCGGGGTCAAGGTGGCTCGTTCGCTGGAGCCTCCCGCGGCGCCGGAGGTCGAGATCCCCGAAGCGTTTCGCAAGCGCCCGCGGGTGGTGGCGCTGGTGGAGTTCTCCTCCGATCCGCACTCGGCGCAGTACCTCGAGGGGGTCAAGAGCGAGGCCGCCTCCCTCGGTTTGAGCCTCGAGGTGATGGACGCGCACCACGACCGCAAGGGCATGGCGGATCTTCTGAACAACGCGGTGCTGCAAAAGGTCGACGGCATTCTCGTCTCGCACGGCGATCCCGAGCTGCTCCACAGAGGTGTCGAGCGGGCGGTGGCCGGTGGTATCCCCGTGGTGGCCTTCGACAACGACCGCCTGGGCGCCGAGATCCCCAAGATCGATCAGAACGATCGCAAGATCGCCGAGATTGCTCTGACCCGCATGCTCGCCGACACCCACGGCCACGCCAACCTCGTCCTCGTCTGGGTGCCCGGCTACGCGCCGATGGAAAAGCGCATGGAGACCTATACGCGCATGATGGCCGCGGCCCCCGAGGTGCACGAGATCGAGCGCTTCGGCAAGGTGACGGCCAACAGCGCGCTGCAGACCGAGGTGGCGATGACCGAGGTGCTCAAGCGGCACCCCAAGGGCACCATCGACGCCGTGTGGGCCACCTGGGACGAGTTCGCCCGCGGCGCCAGCTCGGCCATCCGCAAGGCGGGTCGCGCCGAGATCAAGGTGTACGGCATCGACGTCTCCAACGAAGATCTGGAGATGATCCAAGATCCCGCGAGCCCCTGGGTCGCCACCGTGGGCTGCTCGGGCGCGGCGGTGGGGCGCGTTCAAGTGCGCATGCTCGGCTACCGCATCGCCGGGCGCCGTGTGCCATCGAGCTACTCGCTCGAGCCGGTGTTGGTCGCGCGCGAGATGCTGCCGGGCCCCGACAAGCCGGTCTCCTTGGAGACGCTCGCCCAGTTCGTCCCCGCCTTCGCCGACAGCGAAGACTTCACCGAGCCATGGGTCATGGCGCTCAAGAAAATGAGCGCGACGCACCCGAAGGACCGAAGCCGACCTTGA
- a CDS encoding response regulator, with amino-acid sequence MEGPRRILVVDDNAAIHEDFRKVLCPLPADPSLGSLESALFGGGGPVPQRDPTLEYVVDYASQGQAGYDMVVRARERGRPYALAFVDMKMPPGWDGVETIKHMIGKDPDLEVVICSAYSDYSWHDVIRRLNRTGLRLLKKPFDSKDVLDLAWSLTSRWLRRARARIA; translated from the coding sequence GTGGAGGGACCACGGCGCATCCTGGTCGTCGATGACAACGCTGCCATCCATGAAGATTTTCGAAAAGTGCTCTGTCCATTGCCGGCCGACCCCAGCTTGGGCAGCCTGGAGAGCGCACTCTTCGGCGGTGGTGGCCCGGTCCCCCAGAGGGATCCGACATTGGAATACGTGGTCGACTATGCCTCGCAAGGGCAAGCCGGCTACGACATGGTGGTGCGCGCGCGCGAGCGAGGGCGCCCGTATGCGCTCGCCTTCGTGGACATGAAGATGCCGCCGGGGTGGGACGGTGTGGAGACGATCAAGCACATGATCGGCAAGGACCCCGATCTCGAGGTGGTCATCTGCAGCGCCTACTCGGACTACTCATGGCACGATGTGATCCGGCGCCTCAATCGCACCGGCTTGCGCCTGCTCAAGAAGCCCTTCGACAGCAAAGACGTGCTCGATCTCGCCTGGTCGCTCACCTCGCGGTGGCTGCGCCGCGCGCGCGCCCGGATCGCGTGA
- a CDS encoding metallo-mystery pair system four-Cys motif protein, with product MRRAPLFSVASIAFSAAMAAILCSSACSDDKTSVAPPGNDSGTPDTSTGSSVTLAFEARVGSEPFKCTSTYSKLGTTKATLNITDFKLFVYDVRLVGKDGTETPVSLTQDQKWQYQNVALLDFEDRTGSCRNGTTDTNTKITGTVPPGEYRGVRFRLGLPPALNHGNATLAPAPLNDEELFWTWASGYKFLRIDSRAVRDDAGAGDAGTDDAGHGDMDAGDGGMNHGGNPLTFFVHLGSAGCKGEPQVGEKVTCTYRNVPDIDLPAFDPAKNKIVLDYAALVSENDVSGGGMCMSSPTEPRCVPIFKHLGLDIATGNPAPGQTTFRVE from the coding sequence ATGCGCCGTGCGCCTCTTTTCTCCGTAGCATCCATTGCCTTCTCCGCCGCCATGGCGGCCATTCTGTGCAGCAGCGCGTGCAGCGACGACAAAACATCGGTCGCGCCCCCCGGCAACGACTCCGGCACCCCGGACACGTCGACGGGGAGCTCGGTCACCCTTGCCTTCGAGGCGCGGGTGGGCAGCGAGCCCTTCAAGTGCACGAGCACCTATTCGAAGCTGGGAACCACGAAGGCCACCCTCAACATCACCGACTTCAAGCTCTTCGTGTACGACGTGCGCCTGGTGGGCAAGGACGGCACGGAGACACCGGTCTCCCTTACGCAGGATCAAAAGTGGCAGTACCAGAACGTCGCGCTGCTCGACTTCGAGGACCGCACGGGCAGCTGCCGCAATGGAACCACGGACACGAACACGAAGATCACGGGCACCGTACCGCCCGGCGAGTACCGCGGCGTGCGATTCCGGCTCGGTCTCCCCCCGGCGCTCAATCACGGCAACGCCACCTTGGCCCCTGCGCCGCTGAACGACGAAGAGCTCTTTTGGACCTGGGCCAGCGGCTACAAGTTTCTCCGCATCGACTCGCGCGCCGTGCGTGACGACGCCGGCGCCGGCGACGCGGGCACCGACGACGCGGGCCATGGAGACATGGACGCGGGCGACGGCGGCATGAACCACGGCGGCAACCCGCTGACCTTCTTCGTGCACCTCGGGAGCGCCGGCTGCAAGGGCGAGCCGCAAGTGGGCGAGAAGGTCACCTGCACGTACCGCAATGTGCCCGACATCGATCTGCCGGCCTTCGATCCGGCGAAGAACAAGATCGTGCTCGACTACGCGGCGCTCGTCTCGGAGAACGACGTGAGCGGCGGCGGCATGTGCATGTCGTCGCCCACCGAGCCCCGGTGCGTGCCCATCTTCAAGCACCTCGGGCTCGACATCGCCACCGGCAACCCCGCCCCGGGCCAAACCACGTTCCGCGTGGAGTGA